GGAGTGCGACTTCACAACTGACAGATCATGCTCGAAGACATCGCCGACGACCCACACGGAGTCGAGATTCGCCACCGTCGCAATGCCATTCGAGGTCTCCAGCGACCGCTGCATCTCGCCGGTCGCGGTTCCAATCTCCAGCACCGATCCACCTATCGGGGAAACTACCGCCGTAGTATCGGAGGTTCCCGTCTCGCTGAAGCCGAGTTCACGGATCCGCTGCCGCGCGCGCTCCTGCTCGCTGTGTGCCGCATCATCGGCAGCCTTCAACTCATCGAAGTCCGCCTGGCTCAACACCTCGTGCGCCAGCAACAGCTTGCCGCGATCCAGAGCGCGGTCGGCACGCATTGCTTCGATCTTTGCTTTTTCAAAGTCGCTGCGGGCCGCAGCCACATCGCCGCTCTGCAGCATGGCCACAGTCTGCCCCTTGCGCACTTCCTGGCCTGGCTGCACTTCCAGGCTCAACAGGCGACCGCTCAACGGAGCGTAGACATGCACCATCTTGCTTGGATCCACATCAACGTGAGCGGGAATCTCAAGCCCGTCACTCACCGTCTGCAGATGCACAACCTCGGTCTTGAGATTGACCTTCGGCTTCGCCTCTGACAAAGCCTTCTCATCACTCTTGCATCCGCTTAATACGCCAAGCGCTGCGCCCGTCATCACCAGCGTCATCACGCTTTTCTTCATGGCAGAATCTCCGTGTACGTCACATAACTCAGTTGATGGATCGCAAGCTGCAACTGCGCATTCGCTGTCAGGCTCTGCAGGTTCACCGAGCGGTAATCCTGCAATGCGCTCAGATAATCAAGCAGCGTTCCCTGTCCGTTGCGA
This genomic window from Terriglobus albidus contains:
- a CDS encoding efflux RND transporter periplasmic adaptor subunit; the encoded protein is MKKSVMTLVMTGAALGVLSGCKSDEKALSEAKPKVNLKTEVVHLQTVSDGLEIPAHVDVDPSKMVHVYAPLSGRLLSLEVQPGQEVRKGQTVAMLQSGDVAAARSDFEKAKIEAMRADRALDRGKLLLAHEVLSQADFDELKAADDAAHSEQERARQRIRELGFSETGTSDTTAVVSPIGGSVLEIGTATGEMQRSLETSNGIATVANLDSVWVVGDVFEHDLSVVKSHSSADVTLQAYPGETFHGTVANIGDVFDPQTHALKVRVVMNNPGHRLKPQMFGSIRIGMGQRQMILVPMASVIHDGDIASVYVKNGEKYDARTVKLGATHGDKVEIAGGLNDGDMVVTQGAAFLRTPVGD